A window of the Nocardia sp. NBC_01329 genome harbors these coding sequences:
- a CDS encoding ABC transporter ATP-binding protein, with protein MTAHAVDVDPAEPGAPSTVAAGAIELTKVYGTGDTRVTALDAVSVDFGRGEFTAIMGPSGSGKSTLMHCLAGLDEASSGRVVIGDTELTDLSDKQMTALRRDRIGFVFQAFNLVPTLTALENITLPLDIAGRTPDAEWLATVLKRLGLEDRLGHRPSELSGGQQQRVACARALAGKPQIIFGDEPTGNLDSRSSGEVLSILRAAVDEFGQTVVIVTHEPTAAAYADRVVFLADGRIVDEMRDPTADSVLDRMKALEVR; from the coding sequence ATGACTGCTCACGCTGTCGACGTGGACCCGGCCGAGCCGGGCGCCCCGTCCACCGTCGCCGCCGGCGCCATCGAACTGACCAAGGTCTACGGGACCGGGGATACGCGGGTCACCGCGCTGGACGCCGTATCGGTCGATTTCGGGCGGGGCGAGTTCACCGCGATCATGGGCCCGTCCGGGTCCGGGAAATCGACCCTCATGCACTGTCTGGCAGGCTTGGACGAGGCGAGCTCGGGCCGGGTGGTGATCGGCGACACCGAACTCACCGATCTGTCCGACAAACAGATGACCGCGCTGCGGCGGGACCGCATCGGTTTCGTCTTCCAAGCGTTCAACCTGGTCCCGACCCTGACCGCGCTGGAGAACATCACCCTGCCGCTGGATATCGCCGGGCGCACCCCGGACGCCGAATGGCTCGCCACTGTGCTGAAACGGCTCGGTCTCGAGGACCGTCTAGGGCACCGGCCCAGCGAACTGTCCGGCGGCCAGCAGCAGCGGGTCGCCTGCGCGCGGGCGCTGGCGGGCAAACCGCAGATCATCTTCGGCGACGAACCGACCGGCAACCTGGACTCGCGATCCTCCGGTGAGGTTCTGTCCATCCTGCGGGCGGCGGTGGACGAATTCGGTCAGACGGTCGTCATCGTCACCCACGAACCCACCGCCGCGGCCTACGCGGACCGGGTCGTGTTCCTGGCGGACGGCCGGATCGTGGACGAGATGCGCGATCCGACCGCCGATTCGGTGCTGGACCGGATGAAAGCGCTGGAGGTCCGGTGA
- a CDS encoding TauD/TfdA dioxygenase family protein gives MTSDNTTPTTLPVAVKLGSRIGARIDGVRLGGDLGPAAVETIRKALVEHKVIFFRGQDQLTEDGQYEFAELLGSPTTPHPTVTSHGEKTLAIDSEYGSANSWHTDVTFVDRVPKASILRAVTLPPYGGTTTWASTVAAYDSLPEPLRLLAENLRAVHTNVYDYVGRHGENPDEKTREHRAEFESSLYETEHPVVRVHPESGERALLLGHFVRNFVGFSTTESQTLFRLFQDRVTRLENTVRWDWQLGDVAIWDNRATQHYAVNDYDGLPRRLTRITLAGDIPVGVDGRPSTVLTGDAEHYSVVEAPRRLAS, from the coding sequence ATGACATCCGACAACACCACCCCCACCACCCTCCCCGTTGCGGTCAAACTCGGGTCCAGGATCGGAGCGCGGATCGACGGGGTGCGCTTGGGCGGTGACCTCGGCCCGGCGGCCGTGGAGACCATCCGCAAGGCACTGGTGGAACACAAGGTCATCTTCTTCCGCGGTCAGGACCAGCTCACCGAGGACGGTCAGTACGAGTTCGCCGAACTGCTCGGCAGCCCGACCACCCCGCATCCGACGGTCACCTCACACGGCGAGAAAACCCTGGCCATCGACTCGGAGTACGGCAGCGCCAACAGCTGGCACACCGATGTGACCTTCGTGGATCGGGTTCCGAAGGCGTCGATCCTGCGGGCGGTCACACTGCCGCCCTACGGTGGCACCACTACCTGGGCCTCTACCGTGGCGGCCTACGATTCACTGCCCGAGCCGCTGCGGCTGCTGGCCGAGAATTTGCGGGCCGTGCACACCAATGTCTACGACTATGTGGGCCGCCACGGCGAGAACCCCGACGAGAAGACCCGTGAGCACCGCGCCGAGTTCGAGTCCTCGTTGTACGAGACCGAACATCCGGTGGTGCGGGTGCACCCGGAGAGCGGGGAGCGCGCGCTGCTGCTCGGCCATTTCGTGCGGAACTTCGTCGGTTTCTCGACCACCGAATCGCAGACGCTGTTCCGGCTCTTCCAGGATCGGGTGACCCGGCTGGAGAACACGGTGCGCTGGGATTGGCAGCTCGGCGATGTCGCGATCTGGGACAACCGCGCGACTCAGCACTACGCGGTCAACGATTACGACGGTCTGCCCCGCCGGTTGACCCGGATCACCCTCGCCGGTGATATCCCGGTGGGTGTCGACGGCCGACCCAGCACCGTTCTCACCGGTGACGCCGAGCACTATTCGGTGGTCGAGGCGCCGCGGCGGCTGGCTTCCTGA
- a CDS encoding ABC transporter permease: protein MRRVALRNLAAHKVRLVLTLLSVVLGTAFIAGSFVFTDTLQRTFDGIFAGEAKGVDVRISPEERQSAGIPQDVVDRVAGMDGVRTVAPGIEGAVVLLDPAGKKAVQTGGAPSWGQAYIPPQQAVAEPDPFVAGAPPAGPGQIALNTGAAERAGLKVGDHTKVLVPSFGGPIDVTLTGTYAPPSDTGGFIGLQFTEAQARELFTDGEHIAYLDIAAEGIAGDTLRDRLSMLYPDYKVQNGDQVRADMRAQISEALNFLNYFLLAFGAIALIVGTFIIYNTFSMLVAQRLRELALLRAVGASRSQVGRSVVGEALVVGVLGSLLGLLAGIALAYGLAGLLNAFDLGLPTGRMAVLPRTVAVAFVVGLLVTVVSAYAPARRASRIPPVQAMREEFASAGDSLRARTVTGAVLGVVGIVLVVLGARHTGGGAAAVVGVGALGLILAVLFASPALSRPVLAGLGWLIRPFGSIGRMARNNAIRNPRRTAATAFALTLGLMLVTAIGMLGESAKVSISRLVDQGIEADYVLTGPQLMGVPTGAADAVRAKVPEAAHAVGLRAVALKIDDDDEFGTSPDGALDQVVNLDMLSGSATLGDSEILMGADEATEHGVTAGDRLAVKTLDGTEIPLTVSGVYADSQVLGPLIVPPTVYERAVPVAMRVDAAVLIKARPGTDLASMRTDLERATEEFVIVQVQDREEFKGENAKQINNLLAILYGLLALAVVIAVLGIVNTLALSVVERRREIGMLRAVGTQRAQVRRTIYLESMLIAVFGALVGAVLGLVLGVGFLRTLRDLGLDQIAVPWDQLVYMLVGSAVVGVLAALWPAIRAARTPPLAAIADL, encoded by the coding sequence ATGCGCAGGGTTGCCCTGCGCAATCTCGCCGCGCACAAGGTGCGGCTGGTACTGACTCTGCTCTCGGTGGTACTCGGGACGGCGTTCATCGCTGGCTCGTTCGTTTTCACCGATACGTTGCAGCGCACCTTCGACGGGATCTTCGCCGGCGAGGCCAAGGGTGTCGATGTGCGAATCAGCCCGGAGGAGCGGCAGTCCGCGGGTATTCCCCAGGACGTGGTCGACCGGGTGGCCGGTATGGACGGGGTCCGCACGGTGGCCCCGGGTATCGAAGGCGCGGTGGTGCTGCTCGATCCGGCCGGGAAGAAGGCGGTGCAGACCGGCGGCGCCCCCAGTTGGGGGCAGGCCTATATCCCGCCGCAGCAGGCAGTCGCCGAACCCGATCCGTTCGTGGCGGGCGCGCCTCCGGCCGGACCAGGGCAGATAGCGCTGAATACCGGCGCCGCCGAACGGGCCGGCCTGAAAGTCGGGGACCACACCAAGGTGCTCGTGCCCTCCTTCGGCGGGCCCATCGATGTAACACTCACCGGCACCTACGCCCCACCCTCGGATACCGGTGGCTTCATCGGGTTGCAGTTCACCGAGGCCCAGGCCCGGGAACTGTTCACCGACGGTGAGCATATCGCCTACCTCGATATCGCGGCCGAAGGCATTGCGGGCGATACTCTGCGCGACCGGCTGTCCATGCTGTACCCGGACTACAAGGTGCAGAACGGCGATCAGGTGCGCGCCGATATGAGGGCCCAGATCTCCGAGGCGCTGAACTTCCTGAACTACTTCCTGCTGGCCTTCGGCGCCATCGCGCTGATCGTCGGCACCTTCATCATCTACAACACGTTCTCGATGCTGGTGGCGCAGCGGCTGCGCGAACTGGCGTTGCTGCGGGCCGTCGGCGCGAGCCGCAGTCAGGTCGGCCGGTCGGTGGTCGGTGAAGCCCTGGTCGTGGGAGTGCTCGGCAGTCTGCTCGGACTGCTGGCCGGTATCGCGCTCGCCTACGGCCTGGCCGGTCTGCTGAATGCCTTCGATCTCGGGTTACCGACCGGCCGGATGGCCGTCCTGCCTCGGACCGTGGCGGTAGCTTTCGTGGTCGGTCTGCTGGTGACGGTGGTGAGCGCGTACGCACCGGCCCGCCGAGCCTCCCGGATCCCGCCGGTTCAGGCCATGCGGGAAGAATTCGCCTCCGCCGGTGACTCGCTACGCGCCCGCACGGTGACCGGTGCGGTGCTGGGGGTGGTGGGCATCGTGCTGGTGGTGCTGGGTGCCCGTCACACCGGTGGCGGTGCGGCCGCGGTGGTCGGCGTCGGTGCGCTCGGGCTGATCCTGGCCGTATTGTTCGCCTCGCCCGCCCTGTCGCGTCCGGTGCTGGCCGGGCTGGGCTGGCTGATCCGGCCCTTCGGGTCGATCGGGCGGATGGCGCGCAACAACGCCATCCGCAACCCGCGCCGCACCGCCGCCACGGCCTTCGCACTGACCCTGGGACTGATGCTGGTCACCGCCATCGGAATGCTGGGCGAATCCGCGAAGGTCAGTATCTCCCGCCTGGTGGACCAGGGCATCGAAGCCGACTACGTCCTCACCGGACCGCAGCTGATGGGTGTGCCGACCGGTGCCGCCGACGCGGTGCGGGCGAAGGTACCCGAAGCGGCGCATGCCGTGGGATTGCGTGCGGTGGCGTTGAAGATCGATGACGACGACGAGTTCGGCACCTCACCCGACGGCGCCCTGGATCAGGTCGTGAACCTGGACATGCTCAGCGGTTCGGCGACACTGGGGGATTCGGAGATCCTGATGGGTGCGGATGAAGCCACCGAACACGGTGTCACCGCCGGCGACCGGCTGGCGGTGAAAACCCTCGACGGTACCGAGATTCCGCTGACCGTCTCCGGGGTGTACGCGGACTCGCAGGTGCTGGGCCCGCTGATCGTGCCGCCCACGGTCTACGAGCGGGCGGTACCGGTCGCCATGCGAGTCGACGCCGCGGTGCTGATCAAGGCCCGGCCCGGCACCGACCTCGCGTCCATGCGCACCGATCTGGAGCGTGCCACCGAGGAATTCGTGATCGTGCAAGTCCAGGATCGCGAGGAATTCAAGGGCGAGAACGCGAAGCAGATCAATAATCTGCTGGCCATCCTGTACGGGCTGCTCGCGCTGGCCGTGGTGATCGCGGTACTCGGTATCGTCAACACGCTGGCGTTGTCGGTGGTGGAGCGGCGCCGAGAGATCGGCATGCTGCGCGCGGTGGGCACCCAGCGTGCGCAGGTACGTCGCACGATCTACCTGGAATCGATGCTGATCGCGGTGTTCGGCGCGCTGGTCGGCGCGGTCCTGGGCCTGGTCCTGGGCGTCGGGTTCCTGCGCACCCTGCGTGATCTCGGGTTGGACCAGATCGCGGTGCCGTGGGATCAACTGGTGTACATGCTGGTCGGCTCGGCCGTCGTGGGTGTCCTGGCCGCGCTCTGGCCGGCGATCCGAGCCGCTCGCACCCCACCGCTGGCCGCGATCGCCGATCTGTGA
- a CDS encoding deoxyribonuclease IV: MRIGAHVRTDSDPIGYGERLGADVVQLFVVDPQSWDKPQPHPATEQIRASPIDVVVHSSYQINVASTNNRLRMPSRNAVALQAQAAAELGAFGLVVHGGHVRSDAEMEAGFVNWRKLFERQQDKGGFAVPILIENTAGGNHAMARYFDNIARLWDAVGEYGAGFCLDTCHAWAGGENLVGVVERIRAITGRIDLVHLNSSRDEFDSGADRHANFAEGTIDPGLLTEVCRTADAPVVLETPAEGLADDLAYLREHLA, translated from the coding sequence ATGCGCATTGGAGCACACGTCCGCACGGACAGCGACCCGATCGGGTACGGCGAGCGACTCGGCGCCGATGTCGTCCAATTGTTCGTGGTGGATCCGCAGAGCTGGGACAAGCCGCAACCGCATCCGGCGACCGAGCAGATCCGGGCCAGCCCGATCGACGTAGTGGTCCATTCCTCCTATCAGATCAATGTCGCCAGCACCAACAACCGATTGCGGATGCCCTCGCGCAATGCGGTGGCCCTGCAGGCACAGGCGGCCGCCGAACTCGGCGCGTTCGGGCTGGTCGTGCACGGCGGCCATGTACGGTCCGACGCCGAGATGGAGGCCGGGTTCGTCAACTGGCGCAAACTCTTCGAACGCCAGCAGGACAAGGGCGGGTTCGCGGTACCGATCCTGATCGAGAACACCGCCGGCGGGAACCATGCCATGGCCCGGTATTTCGACAATATCGCCCGCCTGTGGGACGCCGTGGGCGAATACGGTGCCGGGTTCTGCCTCGATACCTGTCACGCCTGGGCGGGCGGCGAGAATCTGGTAGGTGTGGTCGAGCGGATCCGGGCCATCACGGGCCGGATCGATCTGGTGCATCTCAACTCCTCCCGCGACGAGTTCGATTCGGGCGCCGACCGGCACGCCAACTTCGCCGAGGGCACCATCGATCCGGGCCTGCTCACCGAGGTGTGCCGTACCGCGGACGCACCGGTGGTGCTGGAGACCCCGGCCGAGGGTCTGGCCGACGATCTGGCCTATCTGCGCGAACATCTCGCGTAA
- a CDS encoding protein kinase domain-containing protein: MLEPGDDFAGYAIRRRLGVGGMGMVFLARHPRLPRLVALKLLNPQLYSDREIRLRFERESELAGRLEHPNIVTVYDRGAEGKQLWISMQYVPGSDASLVDLHVLDPRRAVQIVADTGIALDFAHANGVLHRDVKPGNILLAKPPIGQPERVLLTDFGIAGVRDAETTIAGADTITATLAYAAPEQLTGAKLDQRGDQYSLACTLFWLLTGSGPYRGNNPAELIQAHLTAPVPRVSRIRAGLPPGLDEVLARALAKSPTDRFLSCAEFAAAAAQALRPRGPRGGRPPGVRLRPDQRHPVPTGRRPGPPPGYGSGEFRQPPVRGVPPYPSTEYRRPGPAAPRHRSAEYPPAEYPQSTSGPPYRSAEYRQPGPGGPPQAPGDHRPPGAGPHHGSAEFQQPGPGARRAPETATPADERVTRPDRPHRSSPAEPAMIELPGFRNRPGVTPPPAQPHRPPADPGGPP; the protein is encoded by the coding sequence ATGCTCGAGCCCGGTGACGACTTCGCGGGCTATGCCATCCGGCGGCGACTGGGCGTCGGCGGAATGGGCATGGTGTTCCTCGCCCGGCATCCGCGGCTCCCGCGGCTGGTCGCGCTGAAACTGCTCAACCCGCAGCTGTACTCCGACCGAGAGATCCGGCTGCGTTTCGAACGCGAATCCGAACTCGCGGGCCGGCTCGAGCACCCGAACATCGTCACCGTCTACGACCGCGGTGCCGAGGGAAAACAGCTCTGGATCTCGATGCAGTACGTACCGGGCTCGGACGCCTCGCTGGTGGATCTGCACGTCCTCGACCCGCGGCGGGCGGTGCAGATCGTCGCCGATACCGGGATCGCCCTCGATTTCGCCCACGCCAACGGGGTCCTGCACCGGGATGTGAAACCGGGCAACATCCTGCTCGCGAAACCACCCATCGGGCAGCCGGAACGGGTATTGCTCACCGATTTCGGTATCGCCGGGGTGCGTGATGCCGAAACGACCATCGCCGGGGCCGATACCATCACCGCGACCCTCGCCTACGCCGCACCCGAACAGCTCACCGGCGCGAAACTCGATCAACGCGGCGATCAGTACTCGCTGGCCTGCACATTGTTCTGGTTGCTCACCGGGTCCGGACCATATCGGGGAAACAATCCGGCCGAACTCATCCAGGCCCACCTGACCGCTCCGGTGCCCCGGGTCAGCCGGATCCGGGCGGGGCTGCCGCCCGGGCTCGACGAGGTACTGGCGCGGGCGCTGGCGAAGAGCCCCACCGACCGGTTCCTCAGCTGCGCCGAATTCGCTGCCGCCGCCGCGCAGGCGCTGCGCCCCCGCGGGCCGCGCGGCGGACGGCCGCCGGGGGTTCGATTGCGGCCCGATCAACGGCATCCGGTACCGACCGGCCGGCGCCCCGGACCTCCGCCGGGTTACGGATCGGGGGAGTTCCGGCAGCCGCCGGTCCGGGGCGTGCCGCCCTACCCGTCCACCGAATACCGCCGCCCCGGCCCCGCGGCGCCTCGGCATCGATCCGCCGAATACCCGCCTGCCGAATATCCGCAGTCCACCTCGGGTCCGCCCTATCGGTCCGCCGAATACCGGCAACCCGGTCCGGGCGGTCCGCCGCAGGCACCCGGCGACCACCGACCGCCGGGTGCCGGACCGCACCACGGTTCGGCAGAGTTCCAGCAGCCCGGCCCCGGGGCCCGGCGTGCGCCCGAGACCGCGACTCCGGCCGACGAGCGGGTCACCCGCCCCGATCGACCGCACCGTTCGAGCCCGGCCGAACCGGCGATGATCGAGCTTCCCGGTTTCCGGAACCGGCCCGGGGTGACCCCGCCGCCGGCGCAACCCCACCGGCCCCCCGCAGACCCCGGGGGTCCGCCCTGA
- a CDS encoding VWA domain-containing protein has product MTTPQGITEEARLRRWRLVLGSAAEPALGGLGTADDKAIDKALGAVYDTGAGGSRGDRAGGLGGSAPRVARWLGDIRTYFPSTVVEVVQRDAVERLNLTQLLLEPELMEAVEPDVHLVGTLLSLNRVIPETTKATARMVVSKVVEEIERRIATKTAAAVSGALNRSARTSRPKPRDIDFDRTIRKNLANYLPEQRTIIAERLVGYGRRAQTVHRDVILAIDQSGSMASSVVYSSVFGAVLASMRSLRTSLVVFDTEVVDLTEKLADPVDVLFGTQLGGGTYINRAIAYCQTLITRPADSLFFLISDLYEGGVREEMLRRVHAMKESGVQVVVLLALSDDGAPSYDRENAAALAALGVPAFACTPDRFPDLLAQALNRGDLMHWGDENR; this is encoded by the coding sequence ATGACTACACCGCAAGGGATCACCGAGGAAGCGCGGTTGCGCCGTTGGCGTCTCGTCCTCGGTTCGGCCGCCGAACCGGCTCTCGGCGGCCTCGGTACCGCCGACGACAAAGCCATCGACAAGGCCCTCGGCGCGGTCTACGACACCGGCGCGGGTGGTTCACGTGGGGACCGGGCCGGTGGTCTCGGTGGTTCGGCCCCGCGGGTGGCCCGCTGGCTCGGTGATATCCGCACCTATTTCCCGTCGACCGTGGTCGAGGTCGTCCAACGCGATGCGGTGGAGCGGCTGAACCTCACCCAATTGCTGCTGGAACCCGAACTGATGGAGGCGGTCGAACCCGATGTGCATCTGGTCGGCACGCTGCTCAGCCTGAATCGGGTGATCCCGGAGACCACCAAGGCGACCGCCCGGATGGTGGTGTCGAAGGTCGTCGAAGAGATAGAACGACGGATCGCGACCAAGACGGCGGCCGCGGTGAGCGGGGCACTCAACCGCTCGGCTCGAACCTCGCGGCCCAAACCGCGCGATATCGATTTCGACCGAACCATCCGCAAGAACCTCGCGAACTATCTGCCGGAGCAGCGCACCATCATCGCCGAGCGACTGGTGGGTTACGGCAGGCGTGCCCAGACGGTGCATCGCGACGTGATCCTCGCGATCGACCAATCCGGTTCGATGGCCTCCAGCGTCGTCTACTCCTCGGTCTTCGGCGCGGTCCTGGCGTCGATGCGGTCGCTGCGTACCTCGCTGGTGGTCTTCGACACCGAGGTCGTGGACCTCACCGAGAAACTGGCCGACCCCGTCGATGTGTTGTTCGGCACCCAGCTGGGCGGCGGCACCTATATCAACCGTGCCATCGCCTACTGCCAAACGCTGATCACCCGCCCCGCCGACAGCCTGTTCTTCCTCATCTCCGATCTCTACGAGGGCGGAGTCCGGGAGGAAATGCTGCGCCGCGTACACGCCATGAAGGAGTCCGGCGTGCAGGTGGTGGTACTACTGGCGCTCTCCGACGACGGCGCGCCCTCCTATGACCGCGAGAACGCGGCGGCTCTGGCGGCGCTGGGTGTTCCGGCGTTCGCGTGCACCCCCGACCGGTTCCCGGACCTGCTGGCCCAGGCACTGAACCGGGGCGATCTCATGCACTGGGGCGACGAGAACCGCTGA
- a CDS encoding serine/threonine protein kinase, with amino-acid sequence MLANGDVFAGYVIDRQLGRGGMGSVYLAKHPRLPRMTALKLLNREMFFDKEVRARFEREADLVARLDHPNIVTVYDRGLEDEQLWISMQYIDGIDAASVDPQKLPPERAVQIIAETASALDYAHGMGVMHRDVKPANILLARSTGGRGERVYLTDFGIARLRDDTGHLTQTGTFTATLAYASPEQLTGADLDHRSDQYSLACSLYWLLTGSGPFTSTNPAGVIQGHLQSPPPSLHAARPELPPSLDVVLAKAMAKHPDDRFASCSEFAEAAKHALASPSSPGIPQAVPPTAINPLHQPGPYNSGANQYPSTVAPQPYASGIRAQPYAGVQGSQPYGSATHGQPYGSGVQGQPYAAPGQQQYASGFQQGPGDPHQQPYGGTLGYTDPVGQSFGGGTPGGYTQPTSYPQPMSQIPQGPRRSTSNTGLIAAICIGLVVLIGVVIGVVALATSGGGGGTDPTAAGTSTQTTAAPVPATADSISKEFPQLVPKSTSEEVGYNSAKCWETDNSYTPSPDDGEPDLGKWAWQWRCYGGNNNDDPFYRIYAYASAAEVESVVKGLPGTSEKSSDTNGGQTYTNYKWDSDGPKMVTVFTDQPERAQYLMYTDGIVGTIDEMLTWWKSAPLN; translated from the coding sequence ATGCTGGCCAACGGCGATGTTTTCGCCGGCTATGTCATCGACCGGCAGCTCGGCCGGGGTGGGATGGGCTCGGTATACCTCGCGAAACATCCGCGGCTGCCGCGGATGACAGCGCTCAAGCTGCTGAATCGGGAGATGTTCTTCGACAAGGAGGTGCGCGCCAGATTCGAACGGGAGGCCGATCTGGTCGCCCGGCTGGACCACCCCAATATCGTCACGGTCTACGACCGTGGTCTCGAGGACGAACAGCTGTGGATCTCGATGCAGTACATCGACGGTATCGATGCCGCGTCGGTGGATCCGCAGAAGCTGCCGCCCGAACGTGCCGTCCAGATCATCGCCGAAACCGCGTCCGCACTCGACTACGCGCACGGTATGGGAGTGATGCACCGGGATGTGAAACCGGCCAACATCCTGCTGGCCCGCTCCACCGGTGGCCGCGGTGAGCGGGTCTACCTGACCGATTTCGGTATCGCCCGCCTGCGTGACGACACCGGACATCTCACCCAGACCGGGACGTTCACCGCCACACTGGCCTACGCGTCGCCGGAACAGCTCACCGGCGCCGACCTCGACCACCGTTCGGACCAGTACTCGCTGGCCTGCTCGCTGTACTGGTTGCTCACCGGCAGCGGCCCGTTCACCTCCACCAACCCGGCGGGGGTCATCCAGGGGCATCTGCAGTCGCCGCCGCCGTCACTGCACGCGGCCCGGCCGGAACTGCCGCCCTCGCTGGACGTGGTGCTGGCCAAGGCGATGGCGAAACATCCCGACGACCGATTCGCCTCGTGCAGCGAGTTCGCCGAAGCCGCCAAACACGCGCTGGCCTCGCCCAGTTCGCCGGGGATTCCGCAGGCAGTCCCGCCGACCGCGATCAATCCGCTCCACCAGCCCGGCCCCTACAACAGCGGGGCGAACCAATATCCCAGCACTGTCGCACCTCAGCCCTACGCCAGCGGCATTCGAGCACAGCCCTATGCGGGCGTCCAGGGTTCGCAGCCGTACGGCAGCGCTACCCACGGGCAGCCGTACGGCAGTGGAGTCCAGGGCCAGCCCTACGCGGCGCCGGGCCAGCAGCAGTACGCGAGCGGATTCCAGCAGGGTCCCGGCGATCCGCATCAGCAGCCCTACGGCGGCACCCTCGGGTACACCGATCCGGTCGGCCAGTCGTTCGGCGGCGGGACCCCGGGCGGATACACCCAGCCCACCAGCTACCCGCAGCCGATGTCGCAGATCCCGCAGGGCCCGCGGCGGTCTACCTCGAATACCGGGCTGATCGCCGCCATCTGTATCGGGCTCGTGGTCCTGATCGGCGTCGTCATCGGTGTGGTGGCACTGGCCACCAGTGGCGGAGGCGGTGGAACCGACCCCACGGCCGCCGGGACCAGCACTCAGACCACCGCGGCGCCGGTCCCCGCGACCGCGGATTCCATCAGTAAGGAGTTCCCGCAGCTGGTGCCGAAGTCGACCTCGGAAGAAGTCGGCTACAACAGTGCGAAATGCTGGGAAACCGACAACAGCTATACGCCCAGCCCCGACGACGGCGAACCCGATCTCGGCAAATGGGCCTGGCAGTGGCGCTGCTACGGCGGTAACAACAACGACGACCCGTTCTATCGGATCTACGCCTACGCCTCCGCGGCCGAGGTGGAATCGGTGGTGAAGGGGCTGCCCGGGACTTCGGAGAAATCCAGCGACACCAATGGTGGCCAGACCTACACCAACTACAAGTGGGACAGTGACGGCCCGAAGATGGTCACGGTGTTCACCGACCAGCCGGAACGGGCCCAGTATCTGATGTACACCGACGGTATCGTCGGCACCATCGACGAGATGCTGACCTGGTGGAAGTCGGCGCCGCTGAACTGA